A window of the Zeugodacus cucurbitae isolate PBARC_wt_2022May chromosome 2, idZeuCucr1.2, whole genome shotgun sequence genome harbors these coding sequences:
- the LOC128919891 gene encoding uncharacterized protein LOC128919891, protein MDYEEDIGDSEPEVAETNVKKNTKHTASTCTNRGRKHFITPRLLSALDSAKVSDGKAMHILMTTAEALGHCTSDLVVNRSTLHRLREEHRRKESQRIQESFIDKLSDTQAMVVHWDGKVLPDLIGKIKVERIAVLVSYNGESKFLGAPKLISATGEDIATAVFDTLSKWNILDRVEGMSFDTTSTNTGPINGACAQLQRMLGRNLLTLPCRHHILEIYLRSVFDLHIKVTQAPEVSIFERFAKAWPNIDTSSFKSGLDCEDIKSHISDGICNDIKQFCHSQLQKTFVRADHEEFLRLVLTFLGDNGGKFKTPGVTSHARWMSKGIYSLKIFLFRDQFHLSKAELKGLSHICVFLVRLYIKAWYKCSNAITSPLQDLSFVKECINYEKVNPSISSELLRKMQQHMWYLSEENVAMAFFDFNVSVDVKKKW, encoded by the exons ATGGACTATGAAGAAGATATTGGTGACAGTGAGCCTGAAGTAGCGGAAAccaatgtgaaaaaaaatacaaaacacacTGCTTCAACTTGTACTAACAGgggaagaaaacattttatcaCACCGCGATTGCTTTCAGCACTTGATAGCGCCAAAGTAAGCGATGGAAAGGCGATGCACATTCTGATGACGACTGCAGAAGCATTGGGCCATTGCACTAGCGACTTGGTAGTCAATCGTTCTACTCTCCATAGACTGAGGGAAGAGCATCGCAGAAAAGAATCACAGAGGATTCAAGAGAGTTTTATTGACAAA CTAAGTGATACACAAGCAATGGTCGTCCACTGGGATGGTAAAGTATTGCCAGATctaattggaaaaataaaagttgAGCGAATTGCAGTGCTTGTTAGTTATAATGGCGAATCCAAATTTCTAGGCGCTCCAAAACTTATATCTGCCACTGGTGAAGATATAGCTACAGCCGTTTTTGATACACTTAGTAAATGGAATATTTTAGATCGCGTAGAAGGCATGTCTTTTGACACCACGTCCACTAATACTGGTCCAATAAATGGAGCATGCGCTCAATTGCAACGCATGTTAGGAAGAAATTTGTTGACGTTACCATGCCGTCACCACATTCTAGAAATATACTTGCGTAGTGTATTCGACCTGCATATCAAAGTGACTCAAGCACCAGAAGTCTCAATTTTCGAGAGATTTGCCAAAGCCTGGCCAAATATTGACACTTCATCATTTAAGAGTGGGCTCGACTGTGAAGATATAAAATCTCATATAAGTGATGGCATCTGCAATGACATCAAACAATTTTGTCATTCACAATTACAAAAAACGTTTGTTCGTGCTGACCACGAAGAATTTTTACGTCTAGTACTTACATTTCTTGGTGACAATGGTGGTAAATTTAAAACTCCCGGAGTTACAAGTCATGCACGTTGGATGTCAAAGGGAATATATTCcttgaaaatatttctgtttcgtGATCAATTTCACTTGAGTAAAGCTGAATTAAAAGGTTTAAGTCACATTTGCGTTTTTTTAGTGcgtttatatataaaagcttGGTACAAATGCTCCAATGCAATTACCTCTCCCCTGCAGGATTTAAGCTTTGTAAAAGAatgtattaattatgaaaaagtgAACCCAAGTATTTCTTCGGAATTGCTgagaaaaatgcaacaacacatgTGGTATTTGTCAGAGGAAAACGTCGCAATGGCTTTCTTTGATTTCAATGTTTCAGTAGATGTTaagaaaaaatggtaa